Proteins encoded within one genomic window of Pristiophorus japonicus isolate sPriJap1 chromosome 11, sPriJap1.hap1, whole genome shotgun sequence:
- the LOC139275556 gene encoding oligodendrocyte transcription factor 3-like, producing MQFILLAKRSFQRSFVNSQHVTLIDGPILGAKVEKALRTERSKLFQMNGLFSCVTLFFGPVLYHRVLEYKFALCTFLHLKRTRQQQRRIASAALSEVSGTLQKSSAYSSVCLSISYFPDTDSGLQTMSELLKSTSNELLLVTSTLYNIPHKVDPTDRSRSPDESPSPTPSAKSRSKKDLSEDEQFLLRKKINSRERKRMHDLNVAMDALREVMPYAHGPSVRKLSKIATLLLARNYILMLTSSLEEMKRLISEMYGRGGSASRLAQLPVLAAGGSLLLGAAPSLLTLGSPRHSSPAMKCPLTPDDQPCFQQWPGSPCACAACRFHCLPSSLNAPSLQARFPK from the exons ATGCAGTTTATTCTGCTCGCAAAGCGAAGCTTTCAACGCTCGTTTGTGAATTCCCAGCATGTAACCTTAATTGATGGCCCCATACTCGGTGCTAAAGTGGAAAAGGCATTACGAACAGAAAGAAGTAAACTGTTCCAAATGAATGGGT TGTTTTCGTGTGTAACTCTGTTCTTCGGGCCTGTGCTATATCATCGTGTCCTTGAATACAAGTTTGCACTTTGTACCTTTCTGCATTTGAAAAGGACGAGACAACAGCAGCGCCGAATCGCCAGCGCTGCTCTCAGTGAGGTATCTGGGACACTGCAGAAAAGTTCAG CTTATTCGTCTGTTTGTTTGTCTATTAGTTATTTCCCCGACACTGACTCTGGACTTCAGACCATGAGCGAGCTGCTGAAGTCGACATCAAACGAACTGCTGCTGGTCACTTCCACCCTGTACAACATCCCACACAAGGTCGACCCGACCGATCGCTCCCGCTCGCCCGACGAATCGCCCAGTCCCACCCCGTCGGCCAAGTCCAGGAGCAAGAAGGATCTGTCGGAGGACGAGCAATTCCTGCTGAGGAAGAAGATCAACAGCCGGGAACGCAAGAGGATGCACGACCTGAACGTGGCCATGGACGCCCTGCGGGAAGTCATGCCCTATGCCCACGGGCCGTCGGTGAGGAAGCTCTCCAAAATCGCCACCCTGCTGCTGGCCCGCAACTACATCCTGATGCTCACCAGCTCCCTGGAAGAGATGAAGCGGCTGATCAGCGAGATGTACGGCCGCGGCGGCTCCGCCTCCCGCCTGGCCCAGCTGCCCGTGCTGGCGGCCGGCGGCTCGCTGCTGCTCGGAGCCGCACCATCGCTCCTGACCCTGGGCAGCCCCCGGCACTCGTCCCCGGCCATGAAGTGCCCTTTGACTCCGGACGATCAGCCTTGTTTCCAGCAGTGGCCCGGGTCTCCGTGCGCCTGCGCTGCCTGTCGGTTTCACTGCCTGCCCTCCAGTCTCAACGCGCCCAGTCTCCAGGCCAGGTTTCCCAAGTGA